From Blastochloris viridis, one genomic window encodes:
- a CDS encoding NAD kinase, with the protein MHESPRRFDKVAFVGSPAPDAQAALARFEARYGRCDPNDADVVVALGGDGLMLQTLHHVMHKGTPIYGMNCGSVGFLMNDFIEDGIVGRLAAAEPTIIHPLVMTARDGDGAIHIANAINEVSLLRQSYQAAKLRILVDGRERLAELICDGILVATPAGSTAYNLSAHGPILPLDSPLLALTPLSAFRPRRWRGAILPDRAEVRIEVLEADKRPVSAAADHIEVRNVREVSARMDPSISLTMLFDPGHSLDERILREQFGT; encoded by the coding sequence ATGCACGAATCCCCTCGCCGTTTTGACAAGGTCGCCTTCGTCGGGAGCCCGGCTCCGGACGCTCAGGCGGCGCTCGCCCGTTTCGAGGCGCGCTATGGCCGCTGCGACCCCAACGACGCCGACGTCGTGGTGGCGCTGGGCGGCGACGGGCTCATGCTGCAGACCCTCCACCACGTCATGCACAAGGGAACCCCGATCTACGGCATGAATTGTGGTTCGGTCGGCTTCCTGATGAACGACTTCATCGAGGACGGCATCGTCGGCCGCCTCGCAGCAGCCGAGCCGACCATCATCCACCCGCTGGTGATGACCGCGCGCGACGGCGACGGCGCCATCCACATCGCCAATGCCATCAACGAGGTGTCGCTGCTGCGCCAGTCCTACCAGGCGGCCAAGTTGCGCATCCTGGTCGACGGCCGCGAGCGCCTCGCCGAACTGATCTGCGACGGTATCCTGGTCGCCACCCCTGCCGGCTCGACCGCCTATAACCTCTCGGCCCACGGGCCGATCCTGCCGCTCGACTCGCCGCTGCTGGCGCTGACGCCGCTGTCGGCGTTCCGGCCGCGGCGCTGGCGCGGCGCCATCCTACCCGACCGCGCCGAGGTCCGCATCGAGGTGCTGGAGGCCGACAAGCGCCCGGTGAGCGCGGCCGCCGACCACATCGAGGTCCGCAACGTCCGGGAGGTATCGGCGCGCATGGACCCGTCGATCTCTTTGACAATGCTGTTCGACCCCGGCCACAGCCTTGATGAGCGCATCCTGCGCGAGCAGTTCGGCACCTGA
- the cutA gene encoding divalent-cation tolerance protein CutA — protein MEQAALVYTTWPSVVEAEAAGLALIEATLAACVNILPGMRSIYRWEGVVERAQETVMIVKTNTTRSDAVVAAVRARHPYKTPAIVVVPVTGGEPAYLAWIITETAE, from the coding sequence ATGGAACAGGCGGCGCTCGTTTATACGACGTGGCCCTCGGTCGTGGAGGCGGAGGCTGCAGGCTTGGCGTTGATCGAGGCGACGCTGGCGGCCTGCGTCAACATCCTGCCCGGCATGCGCTCGATCTATCGCTGGGAGGGCGTGGTCGAACGCGCCCAGGAGACGGTGATGATCGTCAAGACCAACACGACGCGATCCGACGCCGTGGTGGCGGCGGTGAGGGCGCGCCACCCCTACAAGACCCCAGCCATCGTGGTGGTGCCGGTGACCGGTGGCGAGCCGGCCTATCTCGCCTGGATCATCACCGAAACAGCCGAGTGA